Proteins from a single region of Paraburkholderia sp. ZP32-5:
- a CDS encoding SH3-like domain-containing protein, with product MSPQAQTQAPTGFSNTVIALDQQVLFQPGETVRVMTRSPIGHYRVPIYLRGKTGVVEKVLEPMQFDNEREGYGQNGGDKRHYYRIAFSLKELWPDYAGPAHDNLHIEVFENWLERS from the coding sequence ATGTCGCCCCAGGCACAGACACAGGCACCGACCGGTTTCTCGAACACCGTCATCGCTCTCGACCAGCAAGTACTTTTTCAGCCCGGCGAAACCGTTAGAGTGATGACCCGCTCGCCGATCGGACACTACCGCGTTCCGATCTACCTGCGCGGAAAAACGGGCGTGGTCGAGAAGGTTCTGGAACCCATGCAGTTCGACAATGAGCGCGAAGGTTACGGGCAAAACGGCGGCGACAAACGCCACTATTACCGGATTGCATTCTCGCTGAAGGAGCTGTGGCCCGACTACGCGGGGCCGGCTCACGACAATCTGCACATTGAAGTCTTCGAAAACTGGCTGGAAAGGAGCTGA